Proteins encoded within one genomic window of Thunnus albacares chromosome 13, fThuAlb1.1, whole genome shotgun sequence:
- the LOC122995628 gene encoding tumor necrosis factor receptor superfamily member 14-like isoform X11 — translation MTLRRKPLTAATLLIIILKVFIGQILACHPTEYQTAGGCCPMCPAGSRVETDCTKIRSTSCLPCTDETYMNHPTGLKQCFTCANCDAGSGLQIKTSCTSTSNTVCQPLEGFYCMDSTEDGCVKALKHTSCQPGQYIRQKGTSSTDTVCDDCQPGYFSLDGVNCTAWTICSETEVMVKEGNQINDVVCRSASRNHYSLFSPLLMVFSLTLAWLVSRVDGEILVPFSLLMKNKDEETPQAPVDALR, via the exons ATGACTTTGAGAAGAAAACCTTTGACAGCTGcaactttgttg ATAATAATACTGAAAGTCTTCATTGGACAGATCCTCGCATGTCATCCAACAGAGTACCAAACAGCGGGAGGATGCTGTCCTATGTGTCCTGCTG GAAGTCGAGTTGAAACAGATTGTACAAAGATCAGAAGTACATCCTGTCTGCCCTGCACTGATGAAACCTACATGAATCATCCCACTGGACTTAAACAGTGTTTTACCTGTGCAAACTGTGATGCAG GTTCTGGTCTGCAGATAAAGACATCATGTACATCAACatcaaatacagtttgtcaACCACTGGAGGGATTCTACTGTATGGACTCCACAGAGGACGGCTGTGtgaaagcactgaaacacacaagctGTCAACCAGGACAATACATCAGACAAAAAG GAACCAGCAGCACTGATACAGTGTGTGACGACTGTCAGCCGGGCTATTTTTCACTGGATGGTGTGAACTGCACAGCTTGGACAAT TTGCTCAGAAACTGAAGTGATGGTCAAAGAAGGAAACCAGATAAATGATGTCGTCTGCAGAAGTGCATCAAGAAATCATTACTCTTTATTTTCACCATTGTTAATGGTTTTCTCACTAACACTTGCCTGGCTTGTGAGCAGAG TTGATGGAGAAATTCTTGTACCCTTCTCACTTTTGATGAAGAATAAAGATGAAGAAACTCCACAGGCTCCAGTTGATGCTCTCAGATGA
- the LOC122995628 gene encoding tumor necrosis factor receptor superfamily member 14-like isoform X10 — protein MTLRRKPLTAATLLIIILKVFSGHSLTCRPAEYQIGEECCPRCLAGSRVETDCTKIRSTSCLPCTDETYMNHPTGLKQCFTCANCDAGSGLQIKTSCTSTSNTVCQPLEGFYCMDSTEDGCVKALKHTSCQPGQYIRQKGTSSTDTVCDDCQPGYFSLDGVNCTAWTICSETEVMVKEGNQINDVVCRSASRNHYSLFSPLLMVFSLTLAWLVSRVDGEILVPFSLLMKNKDEETPQAPVDALR, from the exons ATGACTTTGAGAAGAAAACCTTTGACAGCTGcaactttgttg ATAATAATACTGAAAGTCTTCAGTGGACATTCCCTCACATGTCGTCCAGCAGAGTACCAAATAGGAGAAGAATGCTGTCCTAGATGTCTTGCTG GAAGTCGAGTTGAAACAGATTGTACAAAGATCAGAAGTACATCCTGTCTGCCCTGCACTGATGAAACCTACATGAATCATCCCACTGGACTTAAACAGTGTTTTACCTGTGCAAACTGTGATGCAG GTTCTGGTCTGCAGATAAAGACATCATGTACATCAACatcaaatacagtttgtcaACCACTGGAGGGATTCTACTGTATGGACTCCACAGAGGACGGCTGTGtgaaagcactgaaacacacaagctGTCAACCAGGACAATACATCAGACAAAAAG GAACCAGCAGCACTGATACAGTGTGTGACGACTGTCAGCCGGGCTATTTTTCACTGGATGGTGTGAACTGCACAGCTTGGACAAT TTGCTCAGAAACTGAAGTGATGGTCAAAGAAGGAAACCAGATAAATGATGTCGTCTGCAGAAGTGCATCAAGAAATCATTACTCTTTATTTTCACCATTGTTAATGGTTTTCTCACTAACACTTGCCTGGCTTGTGAGCAGAG TTGATGGAGAAATTCTTGTACCCTTCTCACTTTTGATGAAGAATAAAGATGAAGAAACTCCACAGGCTCCAGTTGATGCTCTCAGATGA